In Rutidosis leptorrhynchoides isolate AG116_Rl617_1_P2 chromosome 6, CSIRO_AGI_Rlap_v1, whole genome shotgun sequence, the DNA window CATCAGCAATAAACCACGAAATCCCCCACACACGCCTCTACAAATATCCACCCAACTACTTCACTCTTCGTGTTTTCGGTTGTCTTTGCTACCTTCACCTCAGCAACACTCACAAACTCGCTCCACGCTCCACCCCGTGTATCTTCCTCGGTTACCCATTGAATCATCGTGGATACCGATGTCTCGACCTCGCCACTCACAAAATCATTCTCTCCCGTCATGTCACCTTCGATGAAACTTCCTTCCCCTATAGCTCCACTACTACCTCCCCACCCCCATCATATGAGTTTCTTGACCCTCCTCCAAATATATTCTCTCGCACTCTCTCAGACATATCTCCACCTCCTGTCGCGACCCCACCATCACCCGACACTCTCACTCCTCCTACTCCTCCTACCCCTCCTTCTCCTCCCACTCCCGCACCCTCACCACCCCCACCACCTCAAAACACAACCTCCACTCATCCTATGGTTACTCGACACCGCCTTGGAACCACCAAACCTGTTCAACGTCTTAATATCCACGTTTCCACACCTTCTCCTACACCAAAATCATATTCCAACGCCTTTACCGACCCTAACTGGCATAACGCTATGACTGaggaatataatgctttaattaaaaatGGTACTTGGACTCTTGTGCCCCGCCCCATGGATACggacatagttcgctccatgtggttgttcaagcacaagtttaatgcaggttggtattgattgtgatgagactttcAGCTCGGTTGTAAAACAGGCCACTATTAGGACTGTACTTAGTCTTGCTGCATCTCGGCACTGGCCCattcatcagctagatgtcaagaatgcGTTTCTTCATGGAACTCTCTCTGAGACCGTCTACATGCATCAGCCCCCTGGTTTTCGTGACCCTACTCGTCCCGATCATGTCTGCCTTCTGCAGAAATCTTTATACGAATTAAAGCAAGCTCCTCGAGCTTGGTTTCAGCAATTTACCGGCTATGCTCAGCGTGTTGGATTCCAACACAGTAGATGTGACACCTCTTTATTCATCTACAAGCACAGCGTGGACACAGCCTATTTGTTATTATATGTGGACGATATTATCTTGACTGCCTCGTCAACAGCCTTTCTTCATCGGGTTATCAGCTCATTACATCAGGAGTTCTCTATGACTGATCTTGGCCCGTTAAATTATTTTCTTGGCATTGCTGTCACTCGTACTCCTTCTGGTATGTTTCTCTCTCAAAAGAAGTACGCATCTGAGATCATTGAGCGTGCAGACATGATTGGTTGTACATAGTAATAAATAgcgaatatataatatatatatatatacgtagtaatatataatatatacatgccATTTCTGTTAGTGGTTATTGTGCAGAAGTACTAGCTGAATGATTAAGTAATTACTTTGTCATATAGTGATGTCTTTACAACATCAATTCTTGATAAAGAGCAATGCAAACAACCAAAACTGAGTTTCTATCTTGGTCTTGCTGAAGTGTGTACATTACAACATTAATTCTTGATAACCAGCGATGCAAAGAAACTAAATGGGGTTTCAATCTTGATGTTCCTGATACTTCTACATATTTTAATTTCTTAATGTTTCTCTACTTTATACTTCAAAATGTTTTGCGGAGATTTTATGTGATGATTCTTTTACCATTCCTAAAAATCTTCTTCGGTGGTTTTAGTTTGTATTTGATCTTCGGTGGGTCGGACATGGTCCAAATTTTAAAAGTATGGCTTTTGGTTTGCATTGATCTACTTGGTAAAACATAGTCGAAATTTTGATAATATGCTTGATTGGAGATGGGTCAACCATCAATATATGTTCTATGTTTGTATTTGATATGCACTATATACTTTTTGCATCTTGAACGATCCACTTACCTTTAATATATCTATGAGTGCCATTACATCTCATATATTGTATTCGATTACAAGTGAATTATTAATAATCTAATATAAGTTCTTTCGCCTATATCTGTAAGACACAATAGATAACTGACACACCATAGATAGTTGAAAAATTGTATTCATAGCTCTTCTTTAAGTATATAGGAGTACTTTTTTTGGAATAGGAAACTCATGCGCACAATAAACACGAATATAATATCATCACCGGGACTTGAAACCATTACTTTATGGTCAATAAAGAACATCGATAACGCTAGACCAATAACCTTATGTTTTTTAAGTATATAACCTAGATAAATTATTTTTATGGATTCACCCGTTATAACACTAAATATATGAACAAATTAGGTAATTTAGAAAAATCTCAAACCATCTATTATGGAATCATAATGTGTAACCATCATAGTGGCTTTAAATTTATTGACAACTAATATCAATGTCATCAAAATATCATACTAATGTAATACGGAGTACAACATTAACCTTACTCTATAAAGAAAATCATGAAGTCTCAAAGTTTTACTCCTAAAAGGATTTGCTATGATTGCTTGACATAGAAAAATCTTAAACATTTACCTATATCCTTAAACGAGTTTGATAAAATGTTTTGGTCAAATCCAGTCTCATTCTACATCTCAAAATCTATCAAAATAGAATAGGCGACATCACTACCAATATACACATTATACATGGAATCAACCGAACTATAACAAAATCTACAATATGGTATAATCAAATACTATATAACTTTTTAGTAGTATTTCATGTTTCAGTTCCGCAAATTTGCGGGTTATAAACTACGTAGTAGTATTTTCATTAAATGTTAGCTTTCGTATTTTTGATTCATATTTTTATCCTATTGAAACAATTGGTACATGTTTATTACCACTTTACCACTTATATACTAAAGTGAGTGCAATATTTGATCGTTTAATTACACTTAAATGACATTTGATGTTTTCCACTATAGAATAGactagtaaaatgacccgtgaaatcacgggtttgtttaaacgaaacaatttaatgacatgttttaggtattaagtgaatgtaaatgctgaagtcatttattttaatgacccgtttggctaTGAAACTTGCcgttgtttttataaatatatagagacatgtattttcgcatacatatgtaacgtaattaatttcgtaaaaagaatacatatttgaatattaataatataataattataattataattattatattaaaagtaaataataataataaagttcgctcaaagttgagtatttatattttttaataataataattattattaataatgataaatgccttttaatttttaaaaaaaaaaaagttacaatttatgagagattagtatttcctttttataaaatatttcctattattttttaattaaactaatatataattatgacatcattattattaaaattaaagggtaattagcttaatgataacatcatcattttagagatttatatgactATATCGAATATAGATGTTAgttttgtattttttatttttttttttaaaaaattgtttAGTGTCACATAAAGTGACGTTAATTCCAATATAGGTGCTAAACGTGGCTGTCACGTGAATTGCTTTTTCATATACTTCAAATGCCATTTAGTTTTTACTTATTTTTGTATGTgtttaatatttaaaattttataaaaatgagTTAAATATTATAGTATTATTTTTTGAACGGTGAAAGTAATTTGTAGTTTCAGTTAATTTTATAATCAAAGACAATGTTAAACGTAGCCATTAGGGAATTAAACATGTCATATTTAAGTTTAAAAACTTTGTTGAATTACTTACAAAGTGTAAAAATTTCTTTTTTAATATCAACTTTCCTtatatagttttgatattaatattaattaatgttatttATGACAGGATTTTATAAATATGGAATTAAATTATATTTGGTACGTTTAAACGTAGCCCTTAGGACTCTGTTTATCATTTTTCTATAATTAAATATTCTTTTTAAATGATAACTCTATTAGATGTTGTTCACGCACATAACAATTATTATTAACTTTTATTTAACAATTTTTTTTGTGCAATCAATTTAATCAAGAATATTATGTgggtttgattggttaaattatagAAAACTATTAGGAATGTTTTCTTTTTTGGCTTTTTGGCTTCTTCGTTTGGTTTCATCTTCCTAGACGCACATAAGTTATGTGACATAACGCTTACAGGTACGTATGCCCGCACTTTCCCGTTTTAATGAGCTttcctggccggaggtcctttaagaagcaatctcttggctctcgagtagagggTAGGACGAtcttatctaggcgcgggttctatacccgcgggtggagttgtgacttccctctaatctagggttcgaggaatgattgtctacacttcaCCTTCCCCATACCCTACactcgtgggattgggtattgttgttattgttgttgttgttgttgttgtattaggaaTGTTTGTTAGGTTTTAACTggattatttttattttgttaaacATGGTATGAGTAAAATTTTTTAACAGAAAACTTATAGTTTTATACATTGATAATCATCCCGCCTACGTCAACGCGGGCCTACCCATTTACTAGTTACTACTATTATTGGCATGATATGATTATTTATGTTTTTCTAAAATCTTAAAGTGTTAAAAGTGATTTGGTCCTTTTTAATGTATCTAAAACGGAAATTAATGGTGTTATGATGGTCTGCACTATATGTGCTTATGAATTGTATGCTTGGTTTCTTTGTTGTAATTTTGAACTAATGCTTTGTCCtccatgtgaaacatgcttccaaaAATTCTGACTAATTTAAGATATTTTGAAATTTGTTATTTATATGTATCAAAAGTTCGATATGAATATATGATTAATCTTAGATTATTTACTGATATGACCCATTAATACCTACAAAGTTCTAGATTAATACACGATTGGCCATTATTACAAACTTTGAACTGGAATATGGTAAGCATACTATATTATTTCAATCAAAATCATACACTCATACCAATCTTGTAAGGTTTATTACCATCTACCATTACATATTATACTGTTCATATTTCCTGTAACTGGCTTATAAGCCCTGTATAGTTTTGCTAATCTGCATGTATGTTGGTTTATAATACTATATGTTTCGGCTCTCTTCCATGGAACTACACCGAAATTATCATTAATTTTTCCATTTCATCCACCAATACTGCGACGTAAACAACCCACCACCTGCCCCTTTTCTCTTTGCAGATTCATATATAGCATCAAACATAACTTTGTACAATTCGTCTCGTTGTGAAGGGTCGAAGCCCTTGTTTAGATAAGACAACCCGAACACAGTAAACATGACAGGCTTATTGAGCACCTATGTTCTGCCTCTTTGATGTGATAATGCATCCAATCTGCCACAAATTTTTAGCTTTCCCTTGAGAGACTTTCTTTTAAACTTGCATAATTGTGTCAACTGAAATTAGTTTAAACCGTTTAATTCTTCAAACCATATGGCATATTTTGTTGGATTGATTAGGTAATATGCACTCACAGATACGTGTGAATAAAAATTGAATACTAAACAAGAGGAATTGGAAGCTTTATTCTATTAgtttgaaaggaaaaaaaaaaaaacaggtaaCAGAACACTTGTCCAAATACCAGATCCTATTAAATGGATAAAACATAACAAACTAATGTTTCATGTATCCCACATACACCACTATTTATTCCATGCCTCCAAATTTTAAGCCATAACTGAGCCACTACCCGTGTTTTCGCAATTTAAAAAGCTCCTCTTCAATTTTTTTCTTCCGGTCTTCCAAGAAGTCGTGGAGATTAAAAAAAATTTCTGCAGTTTCATCCTTTTTTTCCTTGTAAGAAGCAATGGTTTTCTTGACGTCGTCATCCTTATTTGCCTTGTAGGAAGCAATAGTTTTGATGGCAACTTTTAGGATTTTTATCAGCTATTATAACCACAAAAAACAAATAAACAAACAATTACTCACCGTGCAAACCATCTCTAACTATTATGAAGATACATGTTGGCTAAAAGTTAGTGCTGACTAAGAATTTAACCTTCTAAATACTTCTATTACAAAGCCAACTCATGAAAGTGGAAATCAATGCAACAAAACCATGACAACACTCACCGAGGAAGCCTTAGTTTGCACATTAAGCCATGATAATTAAACACGAAACACATTAAAGGGTTCAATCGTACTTCTTGATATATCAACAACTTATTACTTTAATGGTAATTAGATGTGTTAGATATAATTTACATTGTAAACATTCAATCTTGATGACAATCATCACATCAAGAACTTAAAAAATATAGCCTAGTCAGTACTCTGGCAAACCTCAATATCGCATTTTCCGATTTACAAAATACCAATGAAACACCTAATCTTGTTGcaaaatacataaaatatatagataAGCTGCAACCTCAATCTCTTACACCAACGGGAGCTAATAGGCATATTGTTATAAAATTCTCATGTTTATACACTGTTCCGAATTgtattttattaaaaatcaaatCAAATTAGCACATTAAAAGAAAGTGCAACATCACACCTTATGTTAAACCCTACAACATAAGAAGTTAGTAATTACAATAATATCCAAATCCAAATATAATATACACGCACAAAACACACACCGTCGTAAATAAATACCATCATACATCATCACAGATTTTGTATAATATAAATACGAATTTGAATCAAAATTGAGTAAATACCTTGGTTTCGACGTCAGTTGAAGGACGAGAAAGTGAAGAAATTGTAGCAGGAGGTAAGTTGAAGAGCAATTTTTCTAGGTTAACGTCATCATCGCAACCTTCCAATTCAGTCAGCATAACATCAAACAATCTTTTGATTTCCTCATCCAATTTACTTGAAAATTCCGCCATTGTTTGTCCGTTGAAAAGTCTTTGAGATAATCACTATACAGAATGCAATTGAATTATACTCAGACAAATACAGAAATTGAAGAAGATGAATGGAGGCGTTTAAGAATCGAGAGAAAAGTGAGACATGAAATCTTGAAGAATACGACATATGAAACCCTTAAATTAATCGGGTTATATACTCAATTCAGTAAAATAACAAAAACAGTCATTCAACTTTCTAGAATGACAAAAACACCCCTCGAACTTTTCCACGTATAGTAGTCATTACAACTTCAGTGTTCAGACTTTTCACTTTCTACATTATATAATGTCGTTGTTTTGCTAAGACAAAATTTGTTTATCGGAttattatagttttaattttaattttaactagCAGAGGACTGATTGCGTGTTGCCACAAGTCCCAACTATCTCTTTTGGTTAATATGAAACGTTGTTGGCGAAAGTTAAGCGAAAATTTGAGGAAAAAAGAAAGGTAACAATAGCAAAATAAGAAGGAAGCGTAATATTTTTTTGAATAAAAATAAGTTAAAAAAACACGGTAGAACGTTTTTGTACAACTCATTAATTAAAATTGTAGGGgaaaatgagagaaaaatgtaaaaaataaaaaaatcactGTAGCTCAGTACTGGACCTTGTATGTACAATTATTTTTGAACAACATACAAGTGAATAAAGCTTGAGAGGGGGTACTATCAACTATGTCTATTAGTATATGTAGATAATAGATAATTGGGATTTTCTAACTCATGCCCTAGGGCATGAGATAAGAATCATTTATTAATACAAAATCTCTCATGAATAACATATTTTGTAATTAATATGATTACATATATGGAAATTAAAGAGTTCGTTAAatgcatattatattatatttagaaAATTTTAAGTATGATTAATGATTCTTATATTATGCCTTTAGGGCATAAGTTACCATTCTCTAGATAATTCAACTATGTTATCATTTATCTACTGCTTAATTGTTTATATGTAGTATCTTATTTTTTATGTTTAATTTAGGGGATGTTAGGAATAAGAACATAATTGCTGTTGCCAAAAATATGTTCCAATTATTTCATATATGTAACAGACCGAAactcgggctagttgtaagtggactattttgcccttagggtttgtgcttagtcttaagtgcttttattttaattattttattagtgttttattataattttgttgtgaccagtttgtgacaagggtcccagaacaggtttgtttattttatttggacctcgtttggattacctaatcttgtgcgaaagatatcagataactggtaaatacccgtgtgtgatggggtattgtgttttaacacaaataagAGCTGGTGACCAGCTCCCTTCTTGAAGTTTCCTATTTTTTTTCATTTCACTCTCTCTCACTAAACCTAACCTCACCATctcaaaccctaaatcatttgatctcgaattgaagcttgattttggtgtcaaaacgttccttgtgtcattgtgattctaacaaggtaaggtttgtaagatttcatgatcaaatctatgattaaatgggtttttaagttagtttttgttaaaatggggttttgtgtaaaattggttcaatttgttgttgtttgtgcataaaagttgtgggtttatgtttctaaatgtctagtgtaaaagatgtaaccagttttgaggtcaaaaacgtgtccaaagtcgagatttggtgattttgggttgaaacccgtcactttgctgctgttgcagctgatgaactaccttcggccgatggtcgttgaccatcggccgatggtgaggacgatcggccgatggacgagaccatcgaccgatggtgtatgatttctgaccagcggatgtaattttgacgatcgaccgattgggggagaccatcgaccgatggtgtgttgacgatcggccgatggatgggaccatcgaccgatggtcttagacagtgaaattcttactaagtgtggaattctagccgttatgctgcccgtttgtattttggtgttcaggatgtaaattttgaaagtgcataagtgttaagcatgaaaattttagcggacgcaaatttttactaatttgctataattcgctgtcagtgtgtctaatcttgatgggaacactattctaacttggtttttgctgttctcaggagataaggacaaggaagaagctcagaaataataactgagcagttgctggtaattggtgagtgggtctatctacggatagagtttaagtagcatatcatgctactgtggttgactcttttaccatgcatagtgtagaaattgccatgttagaataataatatcgttgcctgatgttgtatgtgaattttgtgtacactgtgtgaatggcaccagtcgggcctagggagactggggactcgagaccgtgcctaggagaggttagagtccgtatgaggtcaaccgtgcctaggggaggttgggtccataggctactaattgtggagtatagtgtgaacgatgcaccccctgcatctggataactatactgtgaattgagtagcagggactatcggtagactcaggcccgatcagctgggagtcgtgtgctcgtacaagccgccgatcctcgtattgtcttattgtatgctagttggtagttagcaggtattgttgatgtatatagcttgtgtgtggcttaagctatatctgttagatagattccattcacttagcggtgcgctaatcccccacatgtttcccctttgcaggtttaggtactgctagtcgggatgggtatggatgcagaagacatgtttgacaacccaactctgatgtgaacttttgtataaataatgttttgtaataacgtaacaccgttgtgtaaacttaaatttAATTACCCAGATTAATGTAATGGCgtaacttatagtgtgtttgttaataaagtcttccgctgtgtgttaaaaaaaaaatggccggtgttacaagttggtatcagagcatggtttggcggcaaatacgtgcgcgtattttgttcccaaaccctgagtcaagtcaaacatgtctgtgggagtgggggctaagtgaaaataggatatacgtgtgttagttgtgattgaactaactgttatccactaagcttttgtgtaagctgttttgtagcacaggtatggctgatagaaacgcaactggcccatccaacctcggaacatttagagcaccagaagagggtgttgagtctgatgatgatcagagtagttacatccttcaattagaaagtaagctgaaagaggctgaggacaaaattaatgagcttgaattggcaaggcattctgaaaatgatgatacaccacatggattcccaaccgcgcaatcccaaacgatacctaatgtgcaccagaaccagtttcagaatcaagtacctaaccaatactatatgccaccacaaaacacttttacttaccaaaatcccatgatgatgaacccgtaccaaatgcaaatgttccaacaagcttacatgcaaccacccaaaagatgtacttataagaacttccgtgattgcaaaccctctgagttttctggaagtactgatccgactgtaactctcaattggttgcgagaaattgaaagggtatttgaagcgtgccagtgtgaacccgagctgaaagtgacatatgctagtcgaatgttgaaaggtagggctatgatttggtgggattccttgatttccagtataccgaaagaacaagtgagtatgatcacttgggagcagtttcatggaaaggtgtgtgaacagtactgtaatccgtttgatatgaaccgaatcaagactgagttccttgaaatgaagatgacacctcaaatgacgatcgacgaggtagtagagaagtatatggataaactaaggtttgtacaacagtgggtgccagacgaagcgtctcgtatacaacattttgttaatatcattttgccagagtaccgaacttttgttagaacggctacgtcgttgtctcaagcggttgtgatggctaagatggtagaaagtgatgttcaggccgccagaaatagaatgtttggtaatgtgctacaacaaggtgggcaagtatctggtcaatcaggatctaaattcaagaagtctagggggtttaaatcgaagggtaaaagtggtcagagtagttctggatctagatcaggtaaagggaattggtgtcacacgtgtcgatcttctcacagtggtcagtgttccgaggctacaagaagatgcttaaagtgtggtgttgttgggcatgagtcttcagcatgcccgtatccgaatagtgtatgttggagttgtcacaaactagggcatcgtgcaattagttgtccgtcgaagagtggtagttccggggcagggtcaggggcgcgttcagcatcagctgaagggtcaactgcctcgagtgggcagaagaggaagaaccctccaacagcagaggctagagcttttcagatgtcggtggaaaatgttgtggcaaccgacgaagtaatcactggtatgtttctaatcaactcaatacctgctcgcgtattgtttgattgtggtgccaataggtgttttatgtccctaaatttctgtgctaagttgaatttaccagctactgtgttacccaagccggttagtgtagaagtagctgatggtaagaccacacccgtcacaacctatgtgactggggtttgtatagagatcgaagggaagtcgttcccggtgacttgtttagtgttacctattcctagctttgatgtagtactaggaatggattggttgagctcgcttagggctaatattaagtgtgatagaaaaatgattacctttcgttcgaccgatggaacccgtgttgtggcccgaggggagccgggagggtataattttccgttgataaccatgatgaaagcgaaaaagtcgatggaaaagggttgtgattcgtttcttgcgtatgtgattgatgcgaagaaagaaaagaaaacagtggccgatattctgatagtatcagaatttctcgaagtgttcccagatgagttaccaggtctgccgccggtaagggaagttgaatataagattgaattggttcctggaacaacaccagttgcaaaagctccataccgattagcgccatctgaaatccgtgaaatgatatcacagattcaagaactattagatcgtgggtttatccgaccgagttcttcaccgtggggtgctccagtattgtttgttaaaaagaaagatgggtcaatgcgtatgtgtattgattatcgggaattgaacaaaagaacagtaaagaataagtatccgttacctcgaatagatgatttgttcgatcagttacagggtgcttcattcttttctaagatagacttacgatccggatatcatcaggttcgtgttgctgaatcagatataccgaaaacagcgttcagaacaaggtatggtcattatgaatttcttgtcatgccttttgggttgacgaatgcgccagcagtcttcatggatctaatgaatagagtgtgtcgtccattcttagataagtttgtgattgtgtttattgatgacatattggtgtattcgaaaacagagagtgaacatgctgaacatctgaggttggttttgaacttgttaaaacgtgagcaactatttgcaaaattttcaaagtgtgaattttggttacgtgaagtgcagtttttgggtcatgtgatttgtaccgagggtataaaagttgatccgacaaagatagaagcggtaatgaattggaattctccgaagactccgactgagattaagagttttctgggattggctgggtattatcgcaggtttatcaaagatttttctaaattaGCGGgttcgt includes these proteins:
- the LOC139851493 gene encoding uncharacterized protein, producing the protein MAEFSSKLDEEIKRLFDVMLTELEGCDDDVNLEKLLFNLPPATISSLSRPSTDVETKLIKILKVAIKTIASYKANKDDDVKKTIASYKEKKDETAEIFFNLHDFLEDRKKKIEEELFKLRKHG